In Nicotiana tabacum cultivar K326 chromosome 2, ASM71507v2, whole genome shotgun sequence, the following proteins share a genomic window:
- the LOC107780515 gene encoding putative GPI-anchored protein At4g28100 isoform X1, translated as MKIRLFTFIFTLLCVCNGSLAGLLSEPAQPLKPGDYSNSNTVPAFPVQTESQICRLDLSDELFGGVSAACGQNLDRSRCCPVLAAWLFAAHARSALQVSAAIAPASSDLPMMPDDSQKCVNTLQSSLQSRNIHLPQPNTSCDTVLCFCGIRLHQITSLSCPAAFNLTGSKNATPTAAVRNLERNCRNSSYSGCTRCLGALQKVINLNSDGKNRTHKMADTGGDRVSKMLSRDCQLMGLTWLLARNKTAYIPTVSAVLRAIMYSAHPPHESKCSPDQENMPLAVDSLQFEKTDSSSPSIGVSRFASLFPFLPLIILLNSLFG; from the exons ATGAAAATCAGACTTTTCACGTTTATTTTTACGCTGCTTTGTGTGTGTAACGGCTCGTTAGCTGGGTTACTTTCAGAGCCAGCGCAGCCATTGAAGCCGGGTGATTATTCTAACTCTAACACTGTTCCAGCATTTCCGGTTCAGACCGAGTCACAGATATGCCGGTTGGATTTGTCGGACGAGCTTTTCGGTGGTGTGAGCGCGGCGTGCGGGCAGAATCTGGACCGAAGCCGTTGTTGTCCTGTCCTAGCGGCTTGGTTATTCGCAGCTCACGCCCGCTCTGCGTTGCAAGTTTCGGCGGCGATTGCGCCGGCTAGCTCCGACTTGCCGATGATGCCGGATGACTCACAGAAGTGCGTTAACACGCTTCAGAGCTCTCTCCAGAGCCGTAACATCCATTTACCTCAACCTAATACCTCATGCGACACCGTTTTGTGTTTCTGTGGTATTCGTCTGCATCAGATCACTTCACTTAGCTGCCCGGCGGCATTTAACCTCACCGGTTCGAAAAATGCAACTCCGACCGCCGCTGTCAGAAATCTCGAGCGGAATTGCCGGAACTCTTCTTATTCCGGTTGTACACGGTGTCTCGGTGCCTTACAAAAGGTCATCAAC CTTAACAGTGACGGAAAAAATCGAACTCACAAAATGGCGGATACCGGCGGCGATAGGGTGAGCAAAATGTTAAGCAGGGACTGTCAGTTGATGGGATTGACGTGGCTACTAGCACGCAACAAGACGGCGTACATACCGACGGTTTCTGCTGTATTGCGCGCCATCATGTACAGTGCGCACCCACCACATGAGTCCAAGTGTAGTCCAGATCAGGAGAACATGCCATTAGCCGTTGATTCACTACAGTTCGAAAAAACGGATTCATCATCGCCGTCCATTGGCGTTTCTCGTTTTGCTAGTTTGTTTCCATTTTTGCCCCTAATCATTCTACTGAATTCTCTCTTTGGTTAG
- the LOC107780515 gene encoding putative GPI-anchored protein At4g28100 isoform X2 — MKIRLFTFIFTLLCVCNGSLAGLLSEPAQPLKPGDYSNSNTVPAFPVQTESQICRLDLSDELFGGVSAACGQNLDRSRCCPVLAAWLFAAHARSALQVSAAIAPASSDLPMMPDDSQKCVNTLQSSLQSRNIHLPQPNTSCDTVLCFCGIRLHQITSLSCPAAFNLTGSKNATPTAAVRNLERNCRNSSYSGCTRCLGALQKLNSDGKNRTHKMADTGGDRVSKMLSRDCQLMGLTWLLARNKTAYIPTVSAVLRAIMYSAHPPHESKCSPDQENMPLAVDSLQFEKTDSSSPSIGVSRFASLFPFLPLIILLNSLFG, encoded by the exons ATGAAAATCAGACTTTTCACGTTTATTTTTACGCTGCTTTGTGTGTGTAACGGCTCGTTAGCTGGGTTACTTTCAGAGCCAGCGCAGCCATTGAAGCCGGGTGATTATTCTAACTCTAACACTGTTCCAGCATTTCCGGTTCAGACCGAGTCACAGATATGCCGGTTGGATTTGTCGGACGAGCTTTTCGGTGGTGTGAGCGCGGCGTGCGGGCAGAATCTGGACCGAAGCCGTTGTTGTCCTGTCCTAGCGGCTTGGTTATTCGCAGCTCACGCCCGCTCTGCGTTGCAAGTTTCGGCGGCGATTGCGCCGGCTAGCTCCGACTTGCCGATGATGCCGGATGACTCACAGAAGTGCGTTAACACGCTTCAGAGCTCTCTCCAGAGCCGTAACATCCATTTACCTCAACCTAATACCTCATGCGACACCGTTTTGTGTTTCTGTGGTATTCGTCTGCATCAGATCACTTCACTTAGCTGCCCGGCGGCATTTAACCTCACCGGTTCGAAAAATGCAACTCCGACCGCCGCTGTCAGAAATCTCGAGCGGAATTGCCGGAACTCTTCTTATTCCGGTTGTACACGGTGTCTCGGTGCCTTACAAAAG CTTAACAGTGACGGAAAAAATCGAACTCACAAAATGGCGGATACCGGCGGCGATAGGGTGAGCAAAATGTTAAGCAGGGACTGTCAGTTGATGGGATTGACGTGGCTACTAGCACGCAACAAGACGGCGTACATACCGACGGTTTCTGCTGTATTGCGCGCCATCATGTACAGTGCGCACCCACCACATGAGTCCAAGTGTAGTCCAGATCAGGAGAACATGCCATTAGCCGTTGATTCACTACAGTTCGAAAAAACGGATTCATCATCGCCGTCCATTGGCGTTTCTCGTTTTGCTAGTTTGTTTCCATTTTTGCCCCTAATCATTCTACTGAATTCTCTCTTTGGTTAG